In Geminocystis sp. NIES-3709, a single genomic region encodes these proteins:
- a CDS encoding TIGR04255 family protein, whose protein sequence is MDLPKSERVIYKRNPLIEVVCQLRYPPILKVNSEPVDFQEAIRDEYPYYEVNKPQLPSDFNKIIQQTGFPFPNEEMGHLFKSEDEKWLLTLTKDFLALKTLDYERYDTFKQQLKKIINIFQEIYKPSFYSRIGFRYQDLIIRSKLDLENVQWAELISPNIASELANSAIKNSIKNIAKNLVLENDYGLVSFRHGFVEVTNQEENNKEIGYLLDADFFTQEKEKTDESIWQPLDYFNESARHLFRWSITDRLHEVMQPQPPESL, encoded by the coding sequence ATGGACTTACCTAAATCAGAACGTGTAATTTATAAACGTAACCCCTTAATCGAGGTTGTGTGTCAATTACGCTATCCACCTATACTTAAGGTTAATTCTGAGCCTGTTGATTTTCAAGAGGCAATTCGAGATGAATATCCTTATTATGAAGTTAATAAACCGCAATTACCATCAGATTTTAATAAAATTATTCAACAAACAGGATTTCCTTTCCCTAATGAAGAAATGGGACATCTGTTTAAATCTGAAGATGAAAAATGGTTATTAACTTTAACCAAAGATTTTCTAGCTTTAAAAACTTTAGATTACGAACGTTATGATACTTTTAAACAGCAACTTAAAAAAATCATTAATATTTTTCAAGAAATTTATAAACCCTCTTTTTATTCTCGGATTGGTTTTAGATACCAAGATTTAATTATTCGTTCTAAATTAGACTTAGAAAATGTACAATGGGCTGAATTAATTAGTCCTAATATAGCTTCAGAATTAGCTAATTCTGCTATAAAAAACTCAATCAAAAATATAGCCAAAAATTTAGTTTTAGAAAATGACTATGGATTAGTTAGCTTTAGACATGGTTTTGTTGAGGTTACTAATCAAGAAGAAAATAACAAAGAAATAGGTTATTTATTAGACGCAGATTTTTTTACTCAAGAAAAGGAGAAAACTGATGAGAGTATTTGGCAACCCCTCGACTACTTTAACGAGTCAGCTAGACATCTGTTTCGATGGAGTATCACAGACAGACTCCATGAAGTCATGCAACCCCAACCCCCTGAATCCCTTTAA